One Pseudomonas sp. FP1742 genomic window carries:
- the pilW gene encoding type IV pilus biogenesis/stability protein PilW produces the protein MSLRFALLVLLASLCAGCVLSGDFNPMKTSKGRDEARAAYVQLGLGYLQQGMTERAKVPLKKALELDDSDPDANAALGLVFQAEMEPELADQHFLKALSSRPADARILNNYGSFLFEEKRYKEAYERFEQAAADTLYPERSRVFENLGMTASKLGQRDLARQQLEKALRLNRQQPRALLEMAELSFEDRHYVPARDYYDRFSLLSEQNARSLLLGVRLAKVFEDRDKAASAGLQLKRLYPGTPEYQQYLSEQ, from the coding sequence ATGTCCCTGCGCTTCGCGCTGCTTGTGCTGTTGGCCAGCCTCTGTGCTGGATGTGTCCTGTCGGGCGATTTCAACCCGATGAAGACCAGCAAGGGCCGTGACGAAGCGCGCGCCGCCTACGTGCAGCTGGGCTTGGGGTACTTGCAGCAGGGCATGACAGAGCGCGCCAAGGTCCCTTTGAAGAAGGCGTTGGAGCTGGATGACTCGGATCCTGACGCCAACGCGGCTCTGGGGCTGGTGTTCCAGGCGGAAATGGAGCCGGAACTGGCCGATCAGCATTTTCTCAAGGCGCTGTCTTCTCGTCCCGCCGACGCGCGAATCCTGAACAACTACGGCAGTTTTCTGTTCGAAGAAAAACGTTACAAAGAGGCGTACGAGCGCTTTGAACAGGCCGCCGCCGATACCCTGTATCCTGAGCGTTCGCGGGTGTTCGAGAACCTAGGCATGACCGCTTCAAAGCTTGGTCAGCGCGATCTCGCCCGTCAGCAACTGGAAAAAGCATTGCGTTTGAACCGTCAACAGCCACGTGCCTTGCTGGAAATGGCTGAGTTGTCCTTCGAAGACAGGCATTATGTGCCCGCGCGTGACTATTACGATCGTTTTAGCCTGCTCAGCGAGCAAAATGCACGTAGTCTATTGCTCGGCGTTCGGCTGGCAAAAGTGTTCGAAGATCGCGACAAGGCCGCTAGTGCAGGCCTGCAACTAAAACGACTCTATCCCGGTACGCCGGAATATCAGCAATACCTGTCGGAGCAATGA
- the iscR gene encoding Fe-S cluster assembly transcriptional regulator IscR, with protein sequence MRLTTKGRYAVTAMLDLALHAQHGPVSLADISERQGISLSYLEQLFAKLRRSNLVSSVRGPGGGYQLSRDMQGIQVAQVIDAVNESVDATKCQGQGDCHSGDTCLTHHLWCDLSLQIHEFLSGISLADLVTRREVQEVAQRQDQRRCNSKAPRLDKIEASAVE encoded by the coding sequence ATGCGACTGACTACAAAAGGCCGATACGCCGTGACCGCCATGCTTGACCTGGCGTTGCACGCGCAGCACGGGCCGGTGTCCCTGGCCGATATCTCCGAGCGCCAAGGCATCTCCCTGTCCTACCTCGAGCAGCTTTTCGCCAAATTGCGCCGCAGCAATCTGGTGTCCAGTGTTCGTGGCCCGGGCGGTGGTTACCAACTGTCCCGCGACATGCAGGGCATCCAGGTCGCCCAGGTGATCGATGCGGTCAACGAATCGGTCGATGCAACCAAATGCCAGGGACAGGGTGATTGCCATTCCGGCGACACCTGTCTGACCCACCACTTGTGGTGCGATCTGAGCCTGCAGATTCACGAATTTCTGAGCGGTATCAGCTTGGCTGACCTTGTAACTCGCCGTGAGGTGCAAGAAGTAGCCCAGCGTCAGGACCAGCGCCGTTGCAACAGCAAGGCGCCACGCCTGGACAAGATTGAAGCGTCCGCCGTCGAATGA
- the ndk gene encoding nucleoside-diphosphate kinase yields the protein MAVQRTFSIIKPDAVAKNVIGKIVSRFEDAGLRVVASKMKQLSKAEAEGFYAEHSARGFFNDLVAFMISGPVVVQVLEGENAIALNRELMGATNPKEAAPGTIRADFADSIDANAVHGSDSEAAAAREISYFFAATEVTAR from the coding sequence ATGGCTGTTCAACGTACTTTCTCCATCATCAAGCCTGACGCCGTTGCTAAAAACGTGATCGGCAAGATCGTTTCCCGTTTCGAAGACGCTGGCCTGCGCGTTGTAGCTTCGAAAATGAAGCAACTGTCCAAAGCCGAAGCTGAAGGCTTCTACGCTGAGCACAGCGCTCGTGGTTTCTTCAACGACCTGGTTGCTTTCATGATTTCCGGTCCGGTTGTCGTTCAGGTTCTGGAAGGCGAAAACGCTATCGCTCTGAACCGTGAGCTGATGGGCGCTACCAACCCTAAAGAAGCTGCTCCAGGCACCATCCGCGCTGACTTCGCTGATTCGATCGACGCCAACGCTGTACACGGTTCGGACTCCGAAGCCGCTGCTGCTCGCGAAATCTCGTACTTCTTCGCAGCTACTGAAGTAACCGCTCGCTAA
- a CDS encoding IscS subfamily cysteine desulfurase, with amino-acid sequence MKLPIYLDYSATTPVDPRVAQKMSECLLVDGNFGNPASRSHVFGWKAEESVENARRQVADLVNADPREIVWTSGATESDNLAIKGAAHFYSTKGKHLITTKIEHKAVLDTMRQLEREGFEVTYLDPREDGLVTPEMVEAALRDDTILVSVMHVNNEIGTINDIAAIGELTRSRGILFHVDAAQSTGKVEIDLSKLKVDLMSFSAHKTYGPKGIGALYVSRKPRVRIEATMHGGGHERGMRSGTLATHQIVGMGEAFRVAKEDMAAENARIKALSDRFFKQVEGLEELYVNGSMTARVPHNLNLSFNYVEGESLIMALKDLAVSSGSACTSASLEPSYVLRALGRNDELAHSSIRFTFGRFTTEEEIDYAAQKVCEAVTKLRTLSPLWDMYKDGVDISKIEWAAH; translated from the coding sequence ATGAAATTGCCGATTTACCTTGATTACTCTGCGACCACCCCGGTTGATCCGCGTGTCGCGCAAAAGATGAGTGAATGCCTGCTGGTCGACGGAAACTTCGGTAACCCGGCGTCCCGTTCCCACGTGTTCGGCTGGAAAGCCGAAGAGTCCGTCGAGAACGCTCGTCGTCAGGTCGCTGACCTGGTTAACGCCGACCCGCGCGAAATCGTCTGGACCTCCGGTGCCACCGAGTCCGACAACCTGGCAATCAAGGGTGCGGCGCATTTCTACTCCACCAAAGGCAAGCACCTGATCACCACCAAGATTGAGCACAAGGCTGTCCTCGACACCATGCGCCAACTGGAGCGTGAGGGTTTCGAAGTGACCTACCTCGATCCTCGCGAAGATGGTCTGGTCACTCCGGAAATGGTCGAAGCTGCCCTGCGTGACGACACCATCCTGGTCTCGGTCATGCACGTGAACAACGAAATCGGCACCATCAACGACATCGCCGCCATCGGTGAGCTGACCCGTTCCCGGGGCATCCTGTTCCACGTCGACGCTGCTCAGTCCACCGGCAAGGTCGAGATCGACCTGTCGAAGCTGAAAGTCGACCTGATGTCGTTCTCTGCCCACAAAACCTATGGCCCTAAAGGCATCGGCGCGCTGTACGTCAGCCGCAAGCCGCGTGTGCGCATCGAAGCGACCATGCACGGCGGCGGTCATGAGCGTGGCATGCGTTCCGGCACCCTGGCGACTCACCAGATCGTCGGCATGGGCGAAGCGTTCCGTGTGGCCAAGGAAGACATGGCTGCCGAGAATGCACGCATCAAAGCCCTGAGCGACCGTTTCTTCAAACAGGTCGAAGGCCTGGAAGAGCTGTACGTCAACGGCAGCATGACCGCCCGCGTACCGCACAACCTGAACCTGAGCTTCAACTACGTCGAAGGCGAGTCGCTGATCATGGCGCTCAAGGATCTGGCGGTTTCGTCCGGTTCGGCCTGCACCTCGGCATCGCTTGAGCCTTCGTACGTTCTGCGCGCCCTGGGCCGCAATGACGAACTGGCACACAGCTCGATTCGCTTCACCTTCGGTCGCTTCACCACCGAAGAAGAAATCGACTACGCCGCGCAGAAAGTCTGCGAGGCCGTCACCAAGCTGCGCACTCTGTCGCCGCTGTGGGACATGTACAAAGACGGCGTCGACATTTCGAAAATCGAGTGGGCGGCACACTGA
- the iscU gene encoding Fe-S cluster assembly scaffold IscU: protein MAYSEKVIDHYENPRNVGKMDAEDPDVGTGMVGAPACGDVMRLQIKVNEQGIIEDAKFKTYGCGSAIASSSLATEWMKGKTLDEAETIKNTQLAEELALPPVKIHCSVLAEDAIKAAVRDYKQKKGLI, encoded by the coding sequence ATGGCTTACAGCGAAAAGGTCATCGACCACTACGAGAACCCGCGCAACGTCGGCAAGATGGACGCGGAAGATCCTGATGTCGGCACCGGCATGGTCGGCGCTCCGGCGTGCGGTGACGTGATGCGTCTGCAGATCAAGGTCAACGAACAAGGCATCATCGAAGACGCCAAGTTCAAGACTTACGGTTGCGGTTCGGCAATCGCCTCCAGCTCCCTGGCGACCGAGTGGATGAAAGGCAAGACTCTGGATGAAGCAGAGACCATCAAGAACACTCAGCTGGCCGAAGAACTGGCCCTGCCGCCAGTGAAAATTCACTGCTCCGTACTCGCCGAAGACGCTATCAAAGCGGCCGTTCGCGACTACAAGCAGAAGAAAGGCTTGATCTGA
- the fdx gene encoding ISC system 2Fe-2S type ferredoxin: protein MPQVIFLPHEKFCPEGMVVEAEPGISILELAHEHHIEMESACGGVCACTTCHCIIREGFDSLEEADELEEDYLDKAWGLEAQSRLACQAKVGTEDLTVEIPKYSLNHAAEAPH from the coding sequence ATGCCGCAGGTCATTTTTCTGCCACACGAGAAGTTCTGCCCGGAAGGCATGGTTGTGGAGGCTGAGCCTGGCATATCCATTCTCGAGCTGGCCCATGAACACCATATCGAGATGGAAAGTGCCTGCGGCGGCGTCTGCGCGTGCACCACTTGTCACTGCATCATTCGTGAGGGTTTCGACTCGCTGGAAGAGGCTGATGAGCTGGAGGAGGACTATCTTGATAAGGCCTGGGGGCTGGAAGCCCAGTCGCGTCTGGCCTGTCAGGCAAAGGTCGGGACTGAAGACCTGACCGTCGAAATTCCGAAATACTCGCTCAACCATGCAGCCGAAGCGCCGCACTGA
- the hscA gene encoding Fe-S protein assembly chaperone HscA, whose translation MALLQIAEPGQSPQPHQRRLAVGIDLGTTNSLVAALRSGLSEPLADAQGRVILPSAVRYHADRVEVGESAKLAAATDPLNTVLSVKRLMGRGLSDVKQLGDQLPYRFVDGESHMPFIDTVQGPKSPVEVSADILKVLRQRAEATLGGELVGAVITVPAYFDDAQRQATKDAAKLAGLNVLRLLNEPTAAAVAYGLDQQAEGLVAIYDLGGGTFDISILRLTGGVFEVLATGGDSALGGDDFDHAIAGWIIESAGLSADLDPGEQRNLLQTACAAKEALTSASSVEVAYGDWKAGLTREAFNALIEPMVARSLKACRRAVRDSGIELEDVHAVVMVGGSTRVPRVREAVAQAFGREPLTEIDPDQVVAIGAAIQADTLAGNKRDGGELLLLDVIPLSLGLETMGGLMEKVIPRNTTIPVARAQDFTTYKDGQSAMAIHVLQGERELISDCRSLARFELRGIPAMVAGAAKIRVTFQVDADGLLSVSARELGSGVEASIQVKPSYGLTDGEIAKMLKDSFQHANDDKVARVLREQQVDAQRLIEAVQGALDVDGERLLDAEERMVIEMQMQELTELMKGTDGYAIEQQTKRLSQVTDAFAARRLDSTVKAALAGRNLNEIEDN comes from the coding sequence ATGGCCCTACTGCAGATCGCCGAACCCGGCCAAAGTCCTCAACCGCACCAGCGTCGTCTGGCTGTGGGGATCGACTTGGGCACTACCAATTCGCTGGTCGCTGCGTTGCGCAGTGGTCTTTCCGAGCCTCTGGCCGACGCGCAAGGGCGGGTTATCCTGCCGTCTGCCGTGCGCTATCACGCCGATCGCGTCGAAGTCGGCGAGTCGGCGAAACTGGCTGCCGCCACCGATCCTTTGAATACCGTGTTGTCGGTCAAGCGCTTGATGGGTCGTGGTCTGTCCGACGTCAAGCAATTGGGCGATCAGCTGCCGTACCGCTTTGTCGACGGCGAGTCGCACATGCCGTTCATCGACACGGTGCAAGGCCCGAAAAGCCCGGTCGAAGTCTCCGCCGATATCCTCAAGGTGCTGCGTCAGCGCGCTGAAGCGACCTTGGGTGGCGAACTGGTCGGCGCAGTGATCACCGTTCCGGCCTATTTCGATGATGCTCAGCGTCAAGCCACCAAGGATGCGGCCAAGCTGGCCGGCCTGAACGTGCTGCGCTTGCTCAATGAACCGACCGCTGCTGCGGTGGCTTACGGACTGGATCAACAGGCTGAAGGCCTGGTTGCCATTTATGACCTGGGCGGCGGCACCTTTGATATTTCGATTCTGCGCCTGACCGGCGGTGTATTCGAAGTGCTGGCTACCGGCGGCGACAGTGCGTTGGGTGGCGATGACTTCGATCACGCCATTGCTGGCTGGATTATCGAGAGTGCCGGTCTGTCGGCCGACCTCGATCCGGGCGAGCAACGCAATCTGTTGCAAACCGCTTGTGCGGCCAAAGAAGCCCTGACCAGTGCCTCGTCCGTCGAAGTCGCGTATGGCGACTGGAAGGCGGGGCTGACCCGTGAAGCGTTCAATGCGCTGATCGAGCCGATGGTCGCCCGCAGCCTGAAAGCCTGTCGTCGCGCGGTGCGTGATTCCGGCATTGAGCTGGAAGACGTTCATGCGGTGGTCATGGTCGGCGGCTCGACTCGCGTGCCGCGCGTGCGCGAAGCCGTTGCGCAAGCCTTCGGTCGTGAACCGCTGACCGAAATCGACCCGGATCAAGTCGTGGCCATCGGTGCCGCGATCCAGGCCGATACCCTGGCCGGCAACAAGCGTGACGGCGGCGAACTGCTGTTGCTCGACGTGATTCCGTTGTCCCTGGGGCTGGAAACCATGGGTGGCCTGATGGAGAAGGTGATTCCGCGCAACACCACCATCCCTGTCGCCCGGGCCCAGGACTTCACCACTTATAAAGACGGCCAGTCGGCCATGGCGATCCACGTATTGCAGGGTGAGCGCGAGCTGATCAGCGACTGCCGCTCCCTGGCGCGCTTCGAATTGCGTGGCATTCCAGCGATGGTTGCTGGTGCGGCGAAGATTCGCGTGACCTTCCAGGTCGATGCCGATGGTCTGCTCAGTGTCTCGGCCCGCGAACTGGGTTCGGGTGTCGAAGCCAGTATTCAGGTCAAGCCGTCCTACGGCCTGACCGACGGCGAAATCGCCAAGATGCTCAAGGATTCGTTCCAGCACGCCAACGACGACAAGGTCGCCCGGGTATTGCGTGAGCAGCAGGTCGATGCCCAGCGCCTGATCGAGGCCGTGCAGGGCGCTCTGGATGTCGACGGCGAGCGCCTGCTCGACGCCGAGGAGCGCATGGTCATCGAAATGCAGATGCAGGAACTGACCGAATTGATGAAAGGCACCGATGGTTACGCCATCGAGCAGCAGACCAAGCGTCTGTCGCAAGTGACCGATGCGTTTGCTGCCCGCCGCCTGGACTCGACGGTGAAAGCCGCTCTGGCGGGGCGCAATTTGAATGAAATCGAGGATAACTGA
- the rlmN gene encoding 23S rRNA (adenine(2503)-C(2))-methyltransferase RlmN — protein MTTSTVKTNLLGLTQQEMEKFFDSIGEKRFRAGQVMKWIHHFGVDDFDAMTNVSKALREKLKAVAEIRGPEVVSEDISSDGTRKWVVRVASGSCVETVYIPQGKRGTLCVSSQAGCALDCSFCSTGKQGFNSNLTAAEVIGQVWIANKSFGSVPATVDRAITNVVMMGMGEPLLNFDNVVAAMHLMMDDLGYGISKRRVTLSTSGVVPMIDELSKHIDVSLALSLHAPNDALRNQLVPINKKYPLKMLLESCQRYMSSLGEKRVLTIEYTLLKDINDKVEHAVEMIELLKNIPCKINLIPFNPFPHSGYERPSNNAIRRFQDQLHHAGFNVTVRTTRGEDIDAACGQLVGQVLDRTRRSERYIAVRELSADNDMAQNAANNN, from the coding sequence ATGACTACATCGACTGTAAAAACCAACCTGCTGGGTCTGACTCAGCAGGAAATGGAGAAATTCTTCGACTCGATCGGGGAGAAGCGTTTCCGTGCCGGTCAGGTAATGAAATGGATTCACCACTTTGGCGTCGATGATTTCGACGCCATGACGAATGTCAGCAAGGCCTTGCGCGAAAAGCTCAAGGCCGTTGCTGAAATTCGTGGTCCGGAAGTGGTCAGCGAGGACATCTCCAGCGACGGCACCCGTAAGTGGGTGGTGCGCGTGGCGTCCGGCAGCTGCGTCGAGACCGTTTACATTCCCCAGGGCAAACGCGGCACATTGTGCGTTTCGTCCCAGGCAGGCTGTGCCCTGGATTGCAGTTTCTGCTCCACCGGCAAGCAAGGTTTCAATAGCAACCTCACCGCCGCCGAAGTCATCGGCCAGGTGTGGATTGCCAACAAATCCTTTGGCAGCGTCCCGGCAACCGTCGACCGTGCCATCACCAACGTGGTGATGATGGGCATGGGTGAGCCGCTGCTGAACTTCGACAACGTCGTGGCCGCCATGCATCTGATGATGGATGACCTGGGCTACGGGATCTCCAAGCGCCGCGTGACCCTGTCCACTTCGGGCGTGGTGCCGATGATCGATGAGCTGTCCAAGCACATCGACGTCTCCCTGGCGTTGTCGTTGCACGCACCGAATGACGCATTGCGTAACCAATTGGTGCCGATCAACAAGAAATATCCGCTTAAGATGCTGCTGGAGTCGTGCCAGCGCTACATGTCGTCCCTGGGCGAAAAGCGTGTGCTGACCATCGAGTACACCTTGCTCAAGGACATCAACGACAAGGTCGAACATGCCGTTGAGATGATCGAGTTGCTCAAGAACATCCCGTGCAAGATCAACCTGATTCCGTTCAACCCGTTCCCGCATTCCGGTTACGAGCGCCCGAGCAACAACGCGATTCGCCGTTTCCAGGATCAGCTTCACCATGCCGGCTTCAACGTCACCGTGCGCACAACCCGCGGTGAAGACATCGATGCCGCGTGTGGCCAATTGGTAGGACAGGTGCTGGATCGCACCCGTCGCAGTGAACGTTATATCGCCGTGCGTGAGTTGAGCGCCGACAACGATATGGCGCAAAACGCTGCGAACAATAATTAA
- the ispG gene encoding flavodoxin-dependent (E)-4-hydroxy-3-methylbut-2-enyl-diphosphate synthase encodes MHGESPIKRRESRKIWVGNVPVGGDAPIAVQSMTNSDTNDVAATVAQINRLEAAGVDIVRVSVPDMDAAEAFGKIKQLVKVPLVADIHFDYRIALRVAELGVDCLRINPGNIGREDRVRAVVDAARDRGIPIRIGVNAGSLEKDLQKKYGEPTPAALVESALRHVEHLERLNFQDFKVSVKASDVFMAVEAYRLLAKEIVQPLHLGITEAGGLRSGTVKSAVGLGMLLAEGIGDTIRISLAADPVEEVKVGYDILKSLHLRSRGINFIACPSCSRQNFDVVKTMNELEGRLEDLLVPLDVAVIGCVVNGPGEAKEAHIGLTGGTPNLIYIDGKPSQKLTNDNLVDELERLIRQKAAEKVEADAAVIARG; translated from the coding sequence ATGCACGGCGAATCTCCAATCAAGCGTCGCGAATCCCGCAAGATCTGGGTCGGTAACGTACCTGTTGGCGGCGATGCGCCCATCGCCGTGCAGAGCATGACCAACAGCGATACCAATGACGTGGCCGCCACCGTGGCCCAGATCAATCGTCTGGAAGCCGCTGGCGTCGATATCGTACGGGTCTCGGTGCCGGACATGGACGCCGCCGAAGCCTTCGGCAAGATCAAGCAGCTGGTCAAAGTGCCGTTGGTGGCCGACATCCATTTCGACTACCGGATTGCTCTGCGCGTAGCCGAACTGGGCGTCGATTGCCTGCGTATCAACCCGGGCAACATCGGTCGTGAAGACCGCGTGCGTGCGGTGGTCGATGCCGCCCGTGATCGCGGGATTCCGATCCGCATCGGCGTCAACGCCGGTTCCCTGGAAAAAGACCTGCAAAAGAAATACGGCGAGCCGACTCCCGCTGCGCTGGTCGAGTCCGCCCTGCGTCACGTCGAACACCTCGAACGCCTGAATTTCCAGGACTTCAAGGTCAGCGTAAAAGCCTCCGACGTGTTCATGGCCGTTGAAGCCTACCGCTTGCTGGCCAAGGAAATCGTCCAGCCGTTGCACTTGGGGATTACCGAAGCCGGTGGTTTGCGTTCAGGCACAGTGAAATCCGCGGTGGGCCTCGGTATGCTGCTCGCCGAAGGGATTGGCGATACTATTCGCATCTCGTTGGCGGCCGACCCGGTCGAGGAAGTGAAAGTCGGCTACGACATTCTCAAATCCCTGCACTTGCGTTCCCGTGGCATCAACTTCATCGCCTGCCCGAGCTGCTCGCGGCAGAACTTCGATGTGGTCAAAACCATGAACGAGCTGGAAGGGCGCCTCGAAGACCTGCTGGTGCCGCTGGATGTCGCGGTAATCGGTTGCGTGGTCAACGGGCCGGGCGAAGCCAAGGAAGCCCATATCGGCTTGACCGGCGGCACGCCAAACCTGATTTACATCGACGGCAAGCCGTCGCAGAAACTGACGAATGACAATCTGGTGGATGAGCTTGAACGCTTGATCCGGCAGAAAGCGGCCGAAAAGGTCGAAGCTGACGCAGCTGTAATCGCTCGCGGCTGA
- the hscB gene encoding co-chaperone HscB: protein MGTPCHFALFELQPSFNLDLDQLATRYRELARGVHPDRFADASEREQRLALEQSASLNEAYQTLKSPPKRARYLLALSGGELPLEVTVHDPEFLLQQMELREELEDLQDSADMAGIATFKRRLKAAQDELNQSFAACWNDAAQRERAERLMRRMQFLDKLTYEVRQLEERLDD from the coding sequence GTGGGTACTCCTTGTCATTTCGCTCTATTTGAGCTGCAACCGAGTTTCAATCTGGACCTCGATCAGCTGGCTACGCGCTACCGTGAGTTGGCGCGCGGCGTTCATCCGGACCGCTTTGCCGACGCTTCCGAGCGCGAGCAGCGGCTGGCACTCGAGCAATCCGCGAGCCTCAACGAGGCCTACCAGACGCTCAAAAGCCCCCCCAAGCGCGCGCGATATTTGCTCGCATTGAGTGGTGGCGAGTTGCCGCTGGAGGTCACGGTGCATGATCCGGAGTTTCTTCTGCAGCAGATGGAGTTGCGTGAAGAGCTTGAGGATCTGCAGGACAGCGCCGACATGGCGGGTATCGCCACGTTCAAGCGCCGCCTCAAGGCAGCTCAGGATGAACTGAACCAAAGCTTCGCAGCTTGCTGGAACGATGCGGCACAACGCGAACGGGCCGAACGCCTGATGCGGCGCATGCAGTTCCTCGACAAGCTCACCTACGAAGTGCGCCAGTTAGAAGAGCGCCTCGACGATTAA
- the iscX gene encoding Fe-S cluster assembly protein IscX, with protein MSLKWVDVLEIAIQLAESKPDVDPRYVNFVDLHQWVLALPEFSDDPARGGEKVLEAIQAAWIEEAD; from the coding sequence ATGAGCCTGAAATGGGTTGATGTGCTGGAAATCGCGATCCAGCTGGCTGAATCAAAGCCGGATGTGGACCCGCGTTATGTGAACTTCGTCGATCTGCACCAGTGGGTGCTGGCATTGCCGGAGTTCAGTGATGATCCGGCCCGCGGTGGCGAGAAGGTGCTTGAAGCCATTCAGGCCGCCTGGATCGAAGAAGCGGACTGA
- the iscA gene encoding iron-sulfur cluster assembly protein IscA, with translation MAISMTEAAAQHVRRSLNGRGKGDGIRLGVRTTGCSGLAYVLEFVDEVGADDQVFESHGEKVIIDPKSLAYLDGTELDFVKEGLNEGFKFNNPNVRGECGCGESFNI, from the coding sequence ATGGCTATCAGCATGACAGAAGCGGCTGCTCAACACGTGCGACGCTCCCTCAACGGGCGCGGCAAGGGTGATGGGATTCGTCTGGGTGTTCGCACCACGGGCTGTTCCGGCCTTGCCTATGTGCTGGAGTTTGTCGACGAGGTGGGCGCGGACGATCAGGTGTTCGAAAGTCACGGCGAGAAAGTGATCATCGACCCGAAAAGCCTGGCATACCTGGACGGCACCGAGCTTGATTTCGTCAAGGAAGGGTTGAACGAAGGCTTCAAGTTCAACAACCCCAACGTACGCGGTGAATGTGGCTGCGGCGAAAGCTTCAACATCTGA
- a CDS encoding RodZ family helix-turn-helix domain-containing protein — MKAAHPEVVAANRVNPGETLRQARESNGWSLAEVALKLNLTVNSLSNLEAGAFDKLPGHTFARGYIRAYAKLLGMDQAVLVQQFDQSTGTDSQGSNVHSLGRIEEPVRVSHTILRIVSLLLLIAVIGGGFVWWQDQTSLRTKDLVSLTPEHVEVEGADGTTQIHPLDEPEDQAVAQGQAEGETPLALPQAETSAEEPASAEASAPTPAPATPVATPAAPAHSTAPVVAAAPAPAVPAVPAPVVAAPVAPTAPAAAPVAGQGQVQLQFTADCWTQVTDGTGKVLLSGLKRKGESVSVSGKPPFAVRLGFARGAQVSYNGQVVDVAPFTSGETARLKLGQ, encoded by the coding sequence ATGAAAGCGGCGCATCCCGAAGTTGTAGCAGCGAATCGCGTAAACCCCGGTGAGACTTTGCGCCAGGCCCGCGAAAGCAATGGCTGGTCGCTGGCCGAAGTGGCCCTCAAGCTCAACCTCACCGTCAATTCCCTGAGTAATCTGGAAGCCGGCGCTTTCGACAAGCTGCCTGGCCATACCTTTGCTCGTGGTTATATTCGCGCGTATGCCAAATTGCTGGGCATGGACCAGGCCGTTCTGGTTCAGCAGTTCGATCAATCCACCGGTACCGACTCCCAGGGCAGCAACGTCCACAGCCTGGGGCGTATCGAAGAGCCGGTTCGGGTTTCGCACACAATTTTGCGAATTGTCAGCCTGCTGTTGCTGATCGCGGTGATTGGCGGTGGTTTTGTCTGGTGGCAGGATCAAACCTCTCTGCGCACCAAGGACCTGGTCAGCCTGACCCCGGAACACGTTGAAGTCGAAGGCGCCGACGGCACCACCCAGATTCATCCGCTGGACGAGCCGGAAGACCAGGCCGTCGCACAAGGTCAGGCTGAAGGTGAAACACCTCTCGCGTTGCCTCAGGCCGAGACATCGGCCGAGGAACCAGCCAGCGCCGAAGCGAGCGCACCGACTCCAGCTCCAGCAACCCCGGTGGCCACGCCTGCGGCTCCGGCCCACAGCACTGCCCCGGTTGTCGCGGCAGCGCCGGCCCCGGCGGTTCCCGCTGTGCCGGCACCGGTTGTCGCGGCTCCGGTTGCTCCGACCGCACCCGCAGCTGCTCCGGTAGCCGGGCAAGGCCAGGTTCAACTGCAATTCACCGCCGATTGCTGGACGCAAGTGACCGACGGCACCGGCAAGGTGCTGTTGAGTGGTCTCAAGCGTAAAGGCGAAAGTGTTTCCGTCAGCGGCAAACCGCCCTTTGCCGTGCGTCTGGGCTTCGCCCGTGGCGCGCAGGTCAGCTACAACGGGCAAGTGGTTGATGTCGCTCCGTTCACCAGTGGCGAGACTGCTCGCCTGAAGTTGGGTCAATAA